Within the Maribacter sp. BPC-D8 genome, the region ATTAATAAAGAAACCAGAGTTTGGGTTGAAAATGCCATTCGTAATGAACAGCTAAAGGCAGTTGTTTGCACCTCAAGTTTAGATTTGGGAGTGGATTTTGCTCCCGTAGAAACTGTTATTCAAATTGGCGGACCAAAAGGTGTAGCTCGTTTTTTACAACGTGCAGGGCGTAGTGGTCACCGACCAGGCAAAGAAAGTGTTATCTATTTTCTACCAACACACGCCATTGAACTTATAGAAGCATCAGCGTTACAAAAAGCGGTAAAAATGAATACGGTCGAAGATCGTATGCCCTACCTCAACAGTTATGATGTGCTATTACAGTACTTGACCACTTTGGCGATTTCTGACGGGTTCTACCCAAAAGAAATCTATAAAGAAATAAAACAAACGTTTTGCTATCAAACGCTTACTGAAGAAAAATGGCAATGGTTATTGAACTTTTTGGTAATTGGCAGTCAGAGTTTACAGAGCTACGACGAATACAAAAAAGTAGAGATTGAAGAAGACGGTAAATTTAAAGTGAACAATCGTGGTGTTGCTATGCGGCACCGTTTTCAAATCGGCACCATTGTTGGCGATGTCAATTTAGCCGTCAAGTATCAAAAAGGCGGATATATAGGTTCTATTGAAGAGTTCTTTATTTCAAAATTGAACAGAGGTGATGTGTTTACCTTTGCTGGTAGAAATCTAGAATTCATCAGGATAAAAGAAATGACGGTTCAGGTGAAAAACTCGAACAAAAAAACGAATAAAATTTCTAGTTGGATGGGAAGCCGACTCACCCTATCTGCTCAAATGTCTGAGTTATTGAGAAATGAATTGTATAGTTCTAGCGAGCCAATTAAAAATCAATCTGCAGAAATACGAGCTTTGAAACCTCTTTTTGACCGACAACGAAGAGATAGCATTGTACCCAAACCATCAGAATTTTTAATTGAAACTTTTAAAACTCGAGATGGTTACCACCACCTATTTTATCCTTTTGAAGGTCGTTTTGTACATGAAGCCATGGGCAGTCTGTTAGGATATCGCATTAGCTTGCTCTCCCCTATTACTTTTTCATTGGCATTTAACGATTACGGTTTTGAGCTACTATCAGATCAACCAATAGATATTCAGCAAGTGCTGGATAATGATTTGTTCACCACAGATTTTATGCTCGACGATTTACAGAAAAGTCTAAATGCTACGGAAATGGCGCGCCGTCGTTTTAGAGATGTGGCTATTATAAGCGGTATGGTCTTTACCGGATACCCAAAAAAAGGTATTAAAATGAAGCATCTGCAAAGCAGTTCTCAATTATTATTCGATGTTTTTAGAGATTACGAACCAGATAACTTATTGTTTCAGCAAGCATTTACCGAGACTTTTGAGCACCAATTAGAAGAAGGTCGTCTACGACTTTCATTAGAGCGTATTGCTACACAAGAAATTGTTTGGAAAGCGTGCGAGCAACCCACACCATTTTCTTTCCCTTTGATTACGGAACGTGTGGGGCGCGAAAAACTATCTAGTGAAAAATTGGCTGACCGAATTAAAAAAATGGCTGCATTGTTGATGAAGAAATAAATAACCTTGCCCCCTAACCCCCAAAGGGGGAATTTTTATTCTTGATGTCTAAATGAATTTTAAATCGGGACTTTCT harbors:
- a CDS encoding ligase-associated DNA damage response DEXH box helicase, with the protein product MTTRQELYDIAENWFQEQDWKPFKFQKDTWKAFLQGKNGLLNAPTGSGKTYALWFPIVLNYIKNNPDYKTKHKKGLKAIWITPLRALSQEIKQSAERITLDLGTQMTVGIRSGDTTTKERAQQKKQMPDLLITTPESLQLLLATKGYEKIFKDCTAIVVDEWHEILGTKRGVQMELALSRLKNISPQLRIWGISATIGNLEQARDVLLGIESQALDNSVLIKANINKKITVKSIIPKKMETFPWRGHLGLHLLEEVVPIINNSKTTLLFTNTRSQCEIWFQKILEKHPEYAGEMAMHHGSINKETRVWVENAIRNEQLKAVVCTSSLDLGVDFAPVETVIQIGGPKGVARFLQRAGRSGHRPGKESVIYFLPTHAIELIEASALQKAVKMNTVEDRMPYLNSYDVLLQYLTTLAISDGFYPKEIYKEIKQTFCYQTLTEEKWQWLLNFLVIGSQSLQSYDEYKKVEIEEDGKFKVNNRGVAMRHRFQIGTIVGDVNLAVKYQKGGYIGSIEEFFISKLNRGDVFTFAGRNLEFIRIKEMTVQVKNSNKKTNKISSWMGSRLTLSAQMSELLRNELYSSSEPIKNQSAEIRALKPLFDRQRRDSIVPKPSEFLIETFKTRDGYHHLFYPFEGRFVHEAMGSLLGYRISLLSPITFSLAFNDYGFELLSDQPIDIQQVLDNDLFTTDFMLDDLQKSLNATEMARRRFRDVAIISGMVFTGYPKKGIKMKHLQSSSQLLFDVFRDYEPDNLLFQQAFTETFEHQLEEGRLRLSLERIATQEIVWKACEQPTPFSFPLITERVGREKLSSEKLADRIKKMAALLMKK